A genomic window from Methylorubrum extorquens includes:
- a CDS encoding HEAT repeat domain-containing protein, producing MPITDPFEDFGDVADLAQGLADPDPAVRRVAVLALAETADPEAVPHLARAAADADPDVRRQAALSLGGFDGLETAAALAGALTDPDRAVAAAAAESLAELKDSSAGRPLLPLAGHADAFVRAAALRALRGLRLPEALGPAVAALGDAEPAVRAQGVGVIAYLKREETLPSLIAATRDTDSEVRRAAIGGLAFSRHASAVEAIAGALRDPEWSVREIAAEALGRAGNTEAAEVLIAALGDAAWQVRQKTLRSLGRLKARRAVPKVLASLSDAMAGLRKEAAAALGEIADPAAREGLEGIANDPDPDVRKTARWALDRLAA from the coding sequence ATGCCCATCACCGATCCGTTCGAGGATTTCGGCGACGTCGCCGATCTCGCCCAGGGCCTCGCCGATCCCGATCCGGCGGTGCGCCGCGTCGCGGTGCTGGCGTTGGCCGAGACCGCCGACCCGGAGGCCGTGCCGCATTTGGCACGGGCCGCAGCGGATGCCGACCCGGACGTGCGGCGCCAGGCGGCGCTCTCGCTCGGCGGCTTCGACGGGCTCGAGACCGCCGCCGCGCTGGCCGGCGCCCTCACCGACCCCGACCGCGCGGTCGCAGCGGCCGCCGCCGAGAGCCTGGCAGAACTGAAGGATTCGTCCGCCGGTCGGCCGCTGCTGCCGCTCGCCGGCCATGCCGACGCCTTCGTGCGGGCCGCCGCCTTGCGCGCGCTGCGGGGGCTGCGTCTGCCCGAGGCGCTGGGGCCGGCGGTCGCCGCGCTCGGCGACGCGGAGCCGGCGGTGCGGGCGCAGGGCGTCGGCGTCATCGCCTACCTGAAGCGGGAGGAGACGCTGCCCTCGCTCATCGCCGCGACCCGCGACACCGATTCCGAGGTGCGCCGCGCGGCCATCGGCGGGCTCGCCTTCTCGCGCCACGCCAGCGCGGTCGAGGCCATTGCCGGCGCACTGCGCGATCCCGAGTGGAGCGTGCGCGAGATCGCCGCCGAGGCGCTCGGCCGGGCGGGAAATACGGAGGCCGCCGAGGTGCTGATCGCGGCGCTAGGAGATGCCGCGTGGCAGGTCCGCCAAAAAACCCTGCGCAGCCTCGGCCGGCTCAAGGCGCGCCGCGCCGTGCCGAAGGTGCTCGCCTCCCTCTCCGACGCGATGGCGGGCCTGCGCAAGGAGGCGGCCGCCGCGCTCGGCGAGATCGCCGACCCGGCGGCGCGGGAGGGGCTGGAGGGCATCGCCAACGATCCCGATCCGGACGTGCGCAAGACCGCGCGCTGGGCCCTCGACCGGCTGGCGGCGTAG
- a CDS encoding amidohydrolase family protein — protein MPIVDMRSRPSFLHAFFGATPGSSEYDVVRWLNGRVGSREIDHFTRGATLDGFRAEMDEAGIDVAVMVARSVPGVRVTNDDLAAVARHDPTRLIGIASVDPVELGREAALAEARRAVAELNLRGINLDAGFYAEGLRADDARLLPLYELCQELRVPAFVMSGPTTPDLRLNDPFAVDRVAKLFPKLPLVCCHGFYPHVAEMLAVALRNENVFVSPDMYTFAPGGRLYAEAANGYLRDQFLFGSSFPFRPMRQGVEDFRALGLNDVALEAALWRNADRLLDLGLAGANRQPPAPGS, from the coding sequence ATGCCGATCGTGGACATGCGCAGCCGTCCGTCCTTCCTGCACGCCTTCTTCGGCGCGACGCCGGGCAGCTCCGAATACGATGTCGTGCGCTGGCTGAACGGCCGCGTCGGCTCCCGGGAGATCGACCACTTCACCCGCGGCGCCACCCTCGACGGTTTCCGCGCCGAGATGGACGAGGCCGGCATCGATGTCGCCGTGATGGTCGCCCGTTCGGTGCCGGGCGTGCGCGTGACCAACGACGACCTCGCGGCGGTCGCCCGACACGATCCGACACGCCTGATCGGCATCGCATCGGTCGATCCGGTGGAACTGGGGCGCGAGGCGGCGCTGGCGGAGGCGCGCCGCGCCGTGGCCGAACTCAACCTTCGCGGCATCAACCTCGATGCGGGGTTCTACGCGGAAGGTCTGCGCGCGGACGACGCGCGCCTGCTGCCGCTCTACGAGCTGTGCCAGGAGTTGCGCGTCCCGGCCTTCGTGATGTCGGGGCCGACGACGCCGGATCTGCGGCTCAACGATCCGTTCGCCGTCGACCGGGTGGCGAAGCTCTTCCCCAAGCTGCCGCTGGTCTGTTGCCACGGCTTCTACCCGCACGTCGCCGAGATGCTGGCGGTCGCCCTACGCAACGAGAACGTCTTCGTCTCGCCCGACATGTACACCTTCGCGCCGGGCGGGCGCCTCTACGCGGAGGCCGCCAACGGCTACCTGCGCGACCAGTTCCTGTTCGGCTCGTCCTTCCCGTTCCGGCCGATGCGCCAGGGCGTCGAGGATTTTCGCGCGCTGGGACTGAACGACGTCGCGCTGGAGGCTGCGCTGTGGCGCAACGCCGACCGGCTGCTGGACCTCGGCCTCGCCGGAGCTAACCGCCAGCCGCCCGCGCCAGGATCGTGA
- a CDS encoding LLM class flavin-dependent oxidoreductase, producing MSRRSDRMRLGAFLYPGGHHVAAWRHPASQADAGVNVAHYRQIARTAEAAGFDLLFLADGVSIRGDDLDALSRTAIRYVGQFEPLTLLSYLAAVTERIGLVATASTTYNEPFHVARKFASLDHLSGGRAGWNLVTSADPREAWNFGRESHMAHANRYARAEEFVDVVRGLWDSYEDDAFVRDRADGRFFDPGKLHLLAHEGPHFSVRGPLNVPRPPQGHPVVVQAGSSEAGKSLAARTAEVIFTAQQTLEDATAFYADVKGRMRAFGRDPDHLKIMPGAFPVVGRTEGEAQDKFDALQELIHPVVGRSLLEQLTGADFSAHPDDAPVPEMPETEGGKSRKDLFVQLARREGLTIRELYLRAAAARGHWTLVGTPVQIADALQERFEAFGADGFNIMPPTLPGGLDDFAALVIPELRRRGLIRSRYEGATLREHLGLPRPPHQAAEMR from the coding sequence ATGTCCCGCCGCTCCGACCGGATGCGCCTCGGCGCCTTCCTCTATCCCGGCGGCCATCACGTCGCCGCCTGGCGCCATCCCGCCTCGCAGGCCGACGCGGGCGTCAACGTCGCGCATTATCGACAGATCGCCCGGACCGCCGAGGCGGCGGGCTTCGATCTCCTGTTCCTCGCCGACGGGGTCAGCATCCGCGGCGACGACCTCGACGCGTTGAGCCGCACCGCGATCCGCTATGTCGGCCAGTTCGAGCCGCTGACGCTGCTGTCCTATCTCGCCGCCGTGACCGAGCGGATCGGCCTCGTGGCCACCGCCTCCACGACCTACAACGAGCCGTTCCACGTCGCGCGCAAATTCGCCTCCCTCGATCATCTCAGCGGTGGCCGGGCCGGCTGGAACCTCGTCACCTCCGCCGATCCGCGCGAGGCCTGGAACTTCGGTCGCGAGAGCCACATGGCCCATGCCAACCGCTATGCCCGGGCCGAGGAGTTCGTGGACGTGGTCCGCGGCCTATGGGATTCCTACGAGGACGACGCCTTCGTCCGCGACCGGGCGGACGGCCGCTTCTTCGATCCCGGCAAGCTCCATCTCCTGGCGCACGAGGGCCCGCACTTCTCGGTGCGCGGGCCCCTCAACGTGCCGCGCCCGCCTCAGGGGCATCCGGTCGTTGTGCAGGCCGGCTCGTCGGAGGCCGGCAAGAGCCTCGCGGCGCGCACCGCCGAGGTGATCTTCACCGCCCAGCAGACGCTTGAGGACGCGACCGCCTTCTACGCCGACGTGAAGGGCCGGATGCGCGCCTTCGGGCGCGATCCGGATCACCTCAAGATCATGCCGGGGGCCTTCCCCGTGGTCGGGCGCACGGAAGGCGAGGCGCAGGACAAGTTCGACGCACTCCAGGAACTGATCCACCCGGTGGTCGGCCGCTCGCTTCTCGAACAGCTCACCGGCGCGGACTTCTCCGCCCATCCGGACGACGCGCCGGTGCCGGAGATGCCCGAGACCGAGGGCGGCAAGAGCCGCAAGGACCTGTTCGTGCAACTCGCCCGCCGCGAGGGGCTGACGATCCGCGAGCTGTACCTGCGCGCCGCCGCAGCCCGGGGCCACTGGACCCTCGTCGGCACGCCCGTGCAGATCGCCGACGCCCTGCAGGAGCGCTTCGAGGCCTTCGGCGCCGACGGCTTCAACATCATGCCGCCGACCCTTCCGGGCGGGCTCGACGACTTCGCCGCGCTGGTGATTCCGGAACTGCGCCGCCGCGGCCTGATCCGCAGCCGTTACGAAGGTGCGACTTTGCGCGAGCATCTCGGCCTGCCGCGCCCGCCGCATCAGGCCGCGGAGATGCGGTGA
- a CDS encoding gamma-butyrobetaine hydroxylase-like domain-containing protein, with protein MAAIPREIRLTEGRRRLDVIWEDGSASHLAAVTLRAHSRSAETLRAGIDGLPPALPEDLAITAVEPVGAYAVNLAFSDGHDRGIFPWPYLRALADGAAA; from the coding sequence ATGGCGGCGATCCCGCGCGAGATCAGGCTCACCGAGGGGCGCCGCCGCCTCGACGTGATCTGGGAGGACGGCTCGGCCTCGCACCTCGCGGCCGTGACCCTGCGGGCGCACAGCCGCAGCGCCGAGACGCTGCGGGCCGGGATCGACGGGCTGCCGCCCGCGCTCCCCGAGGACCTCGCTATCACCGCGGTCGAGCCGGTCGGCGCCTATGCGGTCAACCTCGCCTTCTCCGATGGGCACGACCGCGGAATCTTCCCCTGGCCGTACCTGCGGGCGCTGGCTGACGGTGCGGCGGCGTGA
- a CDS encoding pyridoxamine 5'-phosphate oxidase family protein, translating into MAAVRDVVELERIYGAFGAVAVPSTTKVADHVTPQYRRLIEASPFLALATSGPGGLDCSPRGDVPGFVRVADPRTLLLPDRRGNNRIDSLRNVVEDPRVGLMFLIPGLGNALRVNGLATIDDDPDLCASFAVEGKAPRTVMVIAVREVYFQCARALIRSGLWRAECHVDPRTLPSPGQILAELSAGRVGGEAYDAAWAERARQTMW; encoded by the coding sequence ATGGCGGCGGTTCGGGACGTTGTGGAATTGGAGCGGATCTACGGCGCGTTCGGCGCGGTCGCCGTGCCCTCGACCACGAAGGTCGCCGACCACGTCACGCCGCAATACCGCCGCCTGATCGAGGCCTCGCCGTTCCTGGCGCTCGCCACCTCCGGTCCCGGCGGGCTCGATTGCTCGCCGCGCGGCGACGTGCCGGGCTTCGTGCGCGTGGCCGATCCCCGCACGCTCCTCTTGCCCGACCGGCGCGGCAACAACCGGATCGACAGCCTGCGCAACGTCGTCGAGGACCCGCGGGTCGGGTTGATGTTCCTGATCCCCGGTCTCGGCAACGCCCTGCGCGTTAACGGGCTCGCCACCATCGACGACGACCCGGATCTGTGCGCGTCCTTCGCGGTGGAGGGCAAGGCGCCGCGGACCGTGATGGTGATCGCAGTGCGCGAAGTCTACTTCCAGTGCGCCCGCGCCCTGATCCGCTCCGGCCTCTGGCGGGCGGAGTGCCACGTCGATCCAAGGACGCTGCCGTCGCCCGGCCAGATCCTCGCCGAGTTGAGCGCCGGCCGCGTCGGAGGCGAGGCCTACGACGCGGCCTGGGCCGAGCGGGCGCGCCAGACGATGTGGTGA
- a CDS encoding fumarate reductase/succinate dehydrogenase flavoprotein subunit has protein sequence MDEIRDATSEVACDVLVIGGGTAGPMAALKAKLRNPAARVVLLEKANVKRSGAISMGMDGLNNAVIPGYATPEQYTKEITIANDGICDQAPVYKYAERCFEIIQELDRFGIRFQRDHNGDYDVKKVHHLGTYVLPMPNGDTVKKALYRQLRKAQVLISNRFMATRLLNAPDGAVAGAVAVNTRTAEFLVIRAKAVILCLGAAGRLGLPHSGYLWGTYENAANSGDGYSMAYHAGAGLANLECFQINPLIKDYNGPACAYVAGPFGAYTANSAGNRFIECDYWSGQMMQEFYNELQSGNGPVFLKLDHLHADTVSEIETILHKVERPSRGRFHENRGTDYRERMVEMHISEVGFCSGHSASGVFVDEFARTTVPGLYSAGDMANVPHNYMLGAFTNGAVAGEHAIDFAGEIDLPPIDAEAVARERARVLAPTKREDGIPPNQIEYKTRRFVNDYLQPPKVTAKMEIGQRRFSEIREDLENRMVARDSHELMRALEAASILDCAEMAAHASLFRTESRWGLYHNRTDFPEKNDADWFCHTILRKRDGRMVSEKRPITPYLVPIEAQERGAYDRQRVRKQA, from the coding sequence ATGGACGAGATCCGCGACGCGACCTCCGAGGTCGCCTGCGACGTGCTGGTGATCGGCGGCGGCACCGCCGGGCCGATGGCGGCGCTGAAGGCGAAGCTCCGTAACCCGGCGGCCCGCGTGGTGCTGCTGGAAAAAGCCAACGTGAAGCGCTCGGGCGCGATCAGCATGGGCATGGACGGGCTCAACAACGCCGTCATCCCCGGCTACGCCACGCCGGAGCAGTACACCAAGGAAATCACCATCGCCAACGACGGCATCTGCGATCAGGCACCGGTCTACAAGTATGCGGAGCGCTGCTTCGAGATCATCCAGGAACTCGACCGGTTCGGCATCCGTTTCCAGCGCGACCACAACGGTGATTACGACGTCAAGAAGGTGCACCATCTCGGCACCTACGTCCTGCCGATGCCGAACGGCGACACCGTCAAGAAGGCGCTTTACCGGCAACTGCGCAAGGCGCAGGTGCTGATCTCCAACCGCTTCATGGCGACCCGGCTTCTCAACGCGCCCGACGGCGCGGTGGCGGGTGCGGTCGCCGTCAACACCCGCACCGCCGAGTTTCTGGTGATCCGGGCGAAGGCCGTGATTTTGTGCCTGGGGGCGGCCGGGCGTCTCGGCCTGCCGCATTCGGGCTATCTCTGGGGCACCTACGAGAACGCCGCCAATTCCGGTGACGGCTATTCCATGGCCTACCATGCGGGGGCGGGGCTCGCGAACCTCGAGTGTTTCCAGATCAACCCGCTGATCAAGGATTATAACGGCCCGGCCTGTGCCTACGTCGCCGGCCCGTTCGGCGCCTACACCGCCAACAGCGCGGGCAACCGCTTCATCGAGTGCGATTACTGGTCGGGCCAGATGATGCAGGAGTTCTACAACGAACTGCAAAGCGGCAACGGCCCGGTCTTCCTCAAGCTCGATCACCTGCACGCCGACACCGTGTCGGAGATCGAGACGATCCTGCACAAGGTCGAGCGGCCCTCGCGCGGGCGCTTCCACGAGAACCGCGGCACCGATTACCGCGAGCGCATGGTCGAGATGCACATCTCGGAGGTGGGCTTCTGCTCCGGCCACAGCGCGTCGGGCGTGTTCGTGGACGAGTTCGCCCGCACCACCGTGCCGGGGCTGTATTCGGCCGGCGACATGGCCAACGTCCCCCACAACTACATGCTCGGCGCCTTCACCAACGGCGCCGTGGCGGGCGAGCACGCCATCGACTTCGCAGGCGAGATCGACCTTCCGCCAATCGACGCCGAGGCTGTCGCCCGCGAGCGGGCGCGGGTGCTGGCGCCGACGAAGCGCGAGGACGGCATCCCGCCGAACCAGATCGAGTACAAGACCCGCCGCTTCGTCAACGACTACCTCCAGCCGCCGAAGGTGACGGCCAAGATGGAGATCGGCCAGCGGCGTTTTTCCGAGATTCGCGAGGACCTTGAGAACCGCATGGTCGCCCGCGACAGCCACGAGCTGATGCGGGCGCTGGAGGCCGCCTCGATCCTCGACTGCGCCGAGATGGCCGCCCACGCCTCGCTGTTCCGCACCGAGAGCCGCTGGGGCCTCTACCACAACCGCACCGACTTCCCAGAGAAGAACGACGCGGACTGGTTCTGCCACACGATCCTGCGGAAGCGGGACGGCCGCATGGTCAGCGAGAAGCGTCCGATCACGCCGTACCTCGTACCGATCGAGGCGCAGGAGCGCGGCGCCTACGACCGCCAGCGCGTCCGCAAACAGGCTTGA
- a CDS encoding Crp/Fnr family transcriptional regulator, whose amino-acid sequence MSSVPLALPEPRRPAPLIASALFLSETVEGLDDGASFLDGLTPTEIARVRAAGRSVNLAPGESVFTQGAPHEGIFLIEEGRVRVFYSGPSGRQVTLAYWTPGHFIGGPSIHGGGCHQWSGVAIEPARVTVLSSATLRSLIRQMPAFALCLIAALEAKGRCYTAMAQMLGTRSVIERLAQLLLNLGDLYGTPENGTVVIRRRITHDELAALVGSTRQWVTMMLKRFQREGLVAIDAVHIRLVRPDRLQDIVLKEG is encoded by the coding sequence ATGTCGTCGGTCCCGCTCGCGCTTCCCGAACCCCGCCGCCCGGCGCCGCTGATCGCGAGCGCGCTGTTCCTCAGCGAGACGGTCGAGGGGCTCGACGACGGCGCGAGCTTCCTGGACGGGCTCACCCCCACCGAGATCGCCCGCGTGCGCGCCGCCGGCCGCAGCGTGAACCTCGCGCCCGGCGAGAGCGTGTTCACGCAAGGCGCCCCGCACGAGGGCATCTTCCTGATCGAGGAGGGGCGGGTGCGGGTGTTCTATTCCGGCCCCTCCGGGCGGCAAGTGACCCTGGCCTACTGGACACCCGGCCACTTCATCGGCGGCCCGAGCATCCATGGCGGCGGCTGCCATCAGTGGTCGGGCGTGGCGATCGAGCCGGCGCGCGTCACCGTGCTGTCGAGCGCGACATTGCGCAGCCTGATCCGCCAGATGCCGGCCTTCGCGCTCTGCCTCATCGCCGCGTTGGAGGCCAAGGGCCGCTGCTACACCGCGATGGCGCAGATGCTCGGCACCCGCTCGGTCATCGAGCGGCTGGCGCAGCTCCTCCTCAACCTCGGCGACCTCTACGGCACGCCCGAGAACGGCACGGTCGTCATCCGCCGCCGCATCACGCACGACGAACTCGCAGCCCTCGTCGGCTCGACCCGGCAATGGGTGACGATGATGCTCAAGCGGTTCCAGCGCGAGGGCCTCGTGGCGATCGACGCCGTACATATCCGGCTGGTGCGCCCGGATCGGTTGCAGGACATCGTGCTGAAGGAGGGATGA
- a CDS encoding 4Fe-4S dicluster domain-containing protein: protein MPLAHQPSTVPVTVDPDKCIADKGCTVCVDVCPLDVLRISDLTGKAHMKYDECWYCMPCETDCPTGAVTVQIPYLLR from the coding sequence ATGCCCCTCGCCCACCAGCCCAGCACCGTCCCGGTCACCGTCGATCCGGACAAGTGCATCGCCGACAAGGGCTGCACGGTCTGCGTCGATGTCTGCCCGCTCGACGTGCTGCGGATCAGCGACCTCACCGGCAAGGCCCACATGAAGTACGACGAGTGCTGGTACTGCATGCCCTGCGAGACCGACTGCCCGACCGGCGCGGTCACCGTCCAGATCCCCTACCTGCTGCGGTAA